In Saccharomonospora marina XMU15, one genomic interval encodes:
- a CDS encoding acetoin utilization protein AcuC: MSRSAVVWDPALLAYDLGGEHPFNPIRLDLAIRLATALGVLDDVPVLAPEAADEEALYRAHTAEYVSAVKQAPMASWQVGHGLGTEDNPIFSGMHEAGALVVGSTLLGARRIAEGRADRAVNIAGGLHHAMSDHASGFCVYNDCSVAISWLLDNGFDRIAYVDTDVHHGDGVQAAFYGDRRVLTVSLHQHPFTLFPGTGYSAETGVEAAEGYAVNVPLPPRTKDAGWLRAFDAVVPSLLAEFRPQLLVTQCGVDSHDEDPLADLSLTVDGHRTIYATLRELAKTYADGKWLAVGGGGYQLIRVVPRSWTHLLATVLDRDIDPVTPLPASWSDHVRGLAPHAELPLAMTDGGDTGFSSWGDGLDDAVDAAIRDTRRAVFPLHGLDPDDPRD, encoded by the coding sequence ATGTCACGTTCGGCCGTCGTCTGGGACCCCGCACTGCTCGCCTACGACCTCGGCGGTGAGCATCCGTTCAACCCGATTCGACTCGACCTCGCCATCCGGCTCGCGACCGCGCTCGGCGTGCTCGACGACGTTCCCGTGCTGGCACCGGAGGCCGCCGACGAGGAAGCGCTGTACCGGGCGCATACGGCCGAGTACGTGTCAGCGGTCAAGCAGGCGCCGATGGCGAGCTGGCAGGTGGGGCACGGCCTCGGCACCGAGGACAACCCGATCTTTTCCGGCATGCACGAGGCAGGCGCGCTGGTCGTCGGCTCCACACTGCTCGGCGCGCGACGCATCGCCGAGGGCAGGGCCGACCGGGCCGTGAACATCGCGGGCGGGCTGCACCACGCGATGTCCGACCACGCTTCCGGCTTCTGCGTGTACAACGACTGCTCGGTGGCGATCTCGTGGTTGCTGGACAACGGCTTCGACCGTATCGCCTACGTCGACACCGATGTGCATCACGGAGACGGCGTGCAGGCGGCCTTCTACGGCGACCGCAGGGTGCTGACCGTCTCGTTGCACCAGCACCCCTTCACGCTGTTCCCCGGCACCGGGTACTCCGCCGAGACCGGCGTCGAGGCGGCGGAGGGCTACGCCGTGAACGTCCCACTGCCGCCGCGAACCAAGGACGCGGGGTGGCTGCGAGCCTTCGACGCCGTCGTCCCGTCACTGCTGGCCGAGTTCCGGCCGCAACTGCTCGTCACCCAGTGCGGTGTCGACTCCCACGACGAGGACCCGCTCGCCGACCTGTCGCTGACGGTGGACGGCCACCGCACGATCTACGCCACGTTGCGCGAGTTGGCCAAGACCTACGCCGACGGCAAGTGGCTGGCGGTGGGCGGCGGCGGATACCAGCTCATCAGGGTGGTTCCCAGGTCGTGGACCCACCTGCTGGCCACGGTGCTGGACCGCGACATCGACCCCGTCACGCCGCTGCCGGCATCGTGGAGCGACCACGTCCGCGGGCTGGCGCCTCACGCCGAGCTACCGCTCGCGATGACCGACGGTGGTGACACGGGATTCTCCAGCTGGGGCGACGGGCTCGACGACGCGGTCGACGCCGCCATCCGCGACACCCGCCGCGCGGTGTTCCCGCTGCACGGACTGGACCCCGACGACCCGAGAGACTGA
- a CDS encoding bifunctional acetate--CoA ligase family protein/GNAT family N-acetyltransferase: MTAGTEHTGRDPFDYPRHWEADVVLADGGTVHLRPVVPSDADGLVALHGRLSERTRYLRYFGAYPRIPPRDLERFSTVDHHDRVAFVALLGDDIVAVGRYERLDAGSAEVAFVVDDAHQGRGLGSILLEHLAAAASESGLRRFVAEVLAENTAMIRVFRDAGYQVSRAFEEGVVHLEFDIDPTEESLAVARAREQAAEARSVHNLLHPRSVAVIGASTDPTKIGYAVLSNVLAADFAGTVYPVNPEHSSVRGVRAYPSVVDIPDAVDLAVVAVPADQVEAVLDGALAKGVKTLVIVSAGFAEAGPHGLHAELRLVGEARAHGMRVVGPNALGVLNTDPAVRLNATLAPRLPKRGRTGFFCQSGALGIAILADAESRGLGLSTFVSAGNRADVSGNDLLQYWETDPATDLVLLYLESFGNPRKFARLARRLGRSKPIVAVKSGRHAVRPQLAATSTEIDESSVQALFEQAGVVRVDTLAQLFDTALVFAHQPLPAGSRIAIVGNSSAIGLLAADTARAQGLRLGVDPVDVGPQAGPEEFAAAVGEALDSPEVDALVVVFVPPVAIPGTAYARALRDTVVARDDGQGKPIVSTFLAAEGVPDELAVVSDDGAPSFGSIPSYPSPERAVNALARVVRYAAWRERPQGTVVRPAGLHPERAGGMVRRLLGEHDVELAVDDVVGLLDCYGIPVVPFRAVGAEQEAVEAAAELGYPVTLKSIDDTLRGRADLAGVRLDLISEESVRAGYRDIREVSGTERMYVQRMAPKGVSCAVGLQDDPSFGTLVSFGLSGVVSALLGDQAFRAVPLTDVDAATLVREPRTAPLLTGYRGDEPADLEALEDLVLRVAALAEDNPEVRSLVLDPVLASPEGVFVTNARVVLGHPPSRPDTGPRRLRQINAPD, translated from the coding sequence ATGACGGCAGGCACTGAGCACACCGGTCGCGACCCGTTCGACTATCCCAGGCATTGGGAAGCCGACGTGGTGCTCGCCGACGGCGGCACCGTGCACCTGCGGCCGGTGGTGCCTTCCGACGCCGACGGGCTCGTCGCGCTGCACGGGCGGTTGTCGGAACGCACCCGGTACCTGCGCTACTTCGGCGCCTACCCGCGCATCCCGCCGCGCGATCTGGAGCGGTTCTCCACGGTCGACCACCACGACCGGGTCGCGTTCGTGGCGCTGCTCGGCGACGACATCGTCGCCGTCGGCCGCTACGAACGGCTGGACGCAGGTTCGGCCGAGGTGGCGTTCGTGGTGGACGACGCCCACCAGGGTCGCGGTCTCGGCTCGATCCTGCTGGAGCATCTCGCGGCGGCGGCATCGGAGAGCGGGCTGCGCCGTTTCGTCGCCGAGGTGCTCGCCGAGAACACCGCGATGATCCGGGTGTTTCGCGACGCCGGTTACCAGGTGAGCCGTGCCTTCGAGGAAGGCGTGGTGCACCTGGAGTTCGACATCGACCCCACCGAGGAGTCGCTGGCCGTGGCGAGGGCGAGGGAGCAGGCGGCCGAGGCGCGCAGCGTGCACAACCTGCTGCATCCACGCTCGGTCGCGGTCATCGGCGCTTCCACCGACCCCACCAAGATCGGCTATGCGGTGCTGTCCAATGTGCTGGCCGCCGACTTCGCGGGCACGGTCTACCCGGTCAATCCCGAGCACTCCTCGGTTCGCGGTGTGCGGGCATATCCATCCGTCGTGGATATTCCCGACGCCGTCGATCTCGCGGTCGTGGCCGTGCCCGCCGACCAGGTGGAGGCCGTGCTCGACGGTGCGCTGGCCAAGGGGGTCAAGACACTGGTGATCGTGTCGGCCGGGTTCGCAGAGGCAGGCCCCCACGGACTGCACGCCGAACTGCGGCTGGTCGGAGAGGCCAGAGCGCACGGAATGCGCGTCGTGGGGCCGAACGCGCTCGGGGTGCTCAACACCGATCCCGCGGTGCGGCTCAACGCCACCCTCGCGCCGCGCCTGCCCAAGCGCGGGCGCACCGGGTTCTTCTGCCAGTCCGGCGCGCTGGGCATCGCGATCCTCGCCGACGCGGAGTCGCGGGGCCTGGGCCTTTCGACGTTCGTGTCGGCGGGCAACCGTGCCGACGTCTCCGGCAACGACCTGCTGCAGTACTGGGAGACCGACCCGGCGACCGATCTGGTGTTGCTGTACCTGGAGTCCTTCGGTAACCCTCGCAAGTTCGCGCGGCTGGCTCGCAGGCTCGGCCGCAGCAAACCGATCGTGGCGGTGAAGTCGGGACGGCACGCTGTGCGGCCACAGCTGGCCGCCACTTCCACCGAGATCGACGAGTCCAGCGTGCAGGCCCTGTTCGAGCAGGCCGGGGTGGTGCGGGTGGACACGCTGGCACAACTGTTCGACACCGCGCTGGTGTTCGCACACCAACCGCTGCCAGCGGGTTCGCGCATCGCGATCGTCGGGAACTCCAGCGCCATCGGATTGCTCGCCGCCGACACGGCGCGGGCACAGGGGCTGCGGCTGGGCGTCGACCCGGTGGACGTCGGCCCGCAGGCCGGTCCCGAGGAATTCGCCGCCGCGGTCGGCGAGGCGCTGGACTCACCGGAGGTGGACGCGCTGGTCGTGGTGTTCGTCCCGCCGGTGGCGATTCCGGGCACGGCTTACGCGCGGGCACTTCGCGACACCGTGGTGGCGCGCGACGACGGCCAGGGCAAGCCGATCGTGTCGACCTTCCTCGCCGCGGAGGGCGTTCCCGACGAACTGGCCGTGGTGTCGGACGACGGGGCGCCGTCGTTCGGATCGATCCCCTCCTATCCCAGCCCCGAGCGGGCGGTGAACGCGCTCGCCAGGGTGGTGCGCTACGCGGCGTGGCGGGAACGGCCGCAGGGCACGGTCGTGCGGCCCGCGGGCCTGCACCCGGAGCGCGCGGGCGGGATGGTGCGGCGGCTGCTGGGTGAGCACGACGTCGAGCTGGCCGTCGACGACGTGGTGGGGCTGCTCGACTGCTACGGCATCCCGGTCGTGCCGTTCCGGGCGGTGGGCGCGGAGCAAGAGGCCGTGGAGGCTGCCGCCGAGCTGGGATACCCGGTGACACTGAAGTCGATCGACGACACCCTGCGGGGCAGGGCCGACCTCGCCGGTGTGCGGCTCGACCTGATCTCGGAGGAGTCGGTACGCGCGGGCTACCGGGACATCCGCGAGGTGTCCGGGACCGAGCGGATGTACGTGCAGCGGATGGCACCGAAAGGTGTTTCCTGCGCGGTCGGGCTGCAGGACGACCCGTCCTTCGGAACGCTCGTCTCCTTCGGGCTTTCCGGGGTGGTGAGCGCGCTGCTGGGCGACCAGGCGTTTCGCGCGGTGCCACTCACCGATGTGGACGCGGCGACTCTGGTGCGTGAGCCGAGAACCGCACCGCTGCTGACCGGTTACCGGGGAGACGAGCCTGCCGACCTGGAGGCGCTGGAGGACCTCGTGTTGCGGGTCGCCGCGCTCGCAGAGGACAACCCGGAGGTGCGCTCGCTGGTCCTCGACCCGGTGCTGGCCTCGCCGGAAGGTGTGTTCGTGACCAACGCCCGAGTCGTTTTGGGTCACCCGCCCTCGCGGCCCGACACCGGGCCCCGCAGGCTGCGGCAGATCAACGCCCCCGACTAG
- a CDS encoding arabinosyltransferase domain-containing protein: MEQQTARYHWPEPGSADTATAMPLLPYQPLTLEATFSCAAVAAASASGPGPHVVLSTTPPRVDPAAAPLPGLRVVEDDGMLRISSYGTRIAQQAVPAAGECTWQVHSDHRRTELRKDGNIVARVDADVRPAVSGAFTDSSTVDGLRLDLVADTRFQTAPSSAKLALGIACLLALGAMLAAVGRLDRAHRGHSRTGSRRGWWRPRAVDGVVAALAVVWQFIGPVTVDDGYIAGIVRGSEHSGFLGNAYRWLNAPEAPFSWIYEPYRLWSQVSVEALWLRVPSTLLLLSSWWLLSRLLLPRLGRFGGQRWVPWLAATALLVWWLPFNLGLRPEPWVAVGTLAVFYLVERAIATWTIRPLALAVALAPVTAAVTPGGIMALAPLGCAAVPLFRLLRTRTDLSVTARVVVPLAALGVAALPMFADQGLAAVVEAVRVRTLIGGDLPWYQEPQRYAHLLGFDSFEGSLPRRAAVLLTLTGVAALMWTLSRRRARQLPGLSRPVAIRLTATFTVALATMTFTPTKWTQHFGALAGIGAAVLVVACHTWSRSRNWHTAELLAGLAVTTVVGSLVLAGRNEWPYLSNDGVTWGTITPQLGGVELATLALTMGGTLTVALAIVAAWRRSGGRRALPGSSRLPSPALLTALLMVATVGLSFYSFGKAGLARADSYTMASDNLAAAQGDSCGLADALAVEADPRRGALPAAGAGPTATDRPELAVGGAVLPGWLAAPAEPTGDGTGPAFRTGWFRLSQAQRDGDLPVVVTTNGRAGRITARFAGPGTSTETEVAAPVSTERGDTVDVRVMAPGGAARVRLDVAAGGEPLAVSVPRSPELSPMNSLLPPGSSAVVDWPVAFFFPCVRHAAMTEGGTELPGWRLTTQQGNDAGEVAYSPVHGGPFAAARLLSRQQRVPVYLRGEPAREPARLYRWQPRTAARARPHLTERTVPGWSDAAPLNVPGLSG; this comes from the coding sequence GTGGAACAGCAAACCGCGCGCTACCACTGGCCGGAACCAGGGTCGGCGGACACCGCGACGGCCATGCCGCTGCTGCCCTACCAACCGCTGACACTGGAGGCGACGTTCTCGTGCGCTGCCGTGGCTGCGGCGAGTGCGTCCGGCCCGGGACCGCACGTGGTGCTGTCCACCACACCACCCAGGGTTGACCCAGCGGCCGCGCCGCTGCCCGGACTCCGGGTGGTCGAGGACGACGGCATGCTGCGGATCAGCAGCTACGGCACCCGAATAGCGCAACAGGCCGTGCCCGCGGCCGGCGAGTGCACCTGGCAGGTGCACTCGGATCATCGGCGCACCGAACTGCGCAAGGACGGCAACATCGTCGCCCGCGTCGACGCCGACGTTCGCCCCGCCGTCTCCGGAGCTTTCACCGATTCGTCCACAGTGGATGGTTTGCGACTGGACCTTGTCGCGGACACCCGCTTCCAGACCGCGCCGAGTTCCGCGAAGCTGGCTCTCGGCATCGCCTGCCTGCTGGCTCTGGGCGCGATGCTCGCCGCCGTTGGCAGGCTCGACCGCGCCCACCGGGGCCACTCCCGCACGGGTTCGCGCCGAGGGTGGTGGCGTCCTCGCGCTGTGGACGGCGTGGTGGCGGCGCTGGCCGTGGTGTGGCAGTTCATCGGGCCAGTCACCGTGGACGACGGCTACATCGCCGGGATCGTGCGTGGCAGTGAGCACAGCGGCTTCCTCGGCAACGCCTACCGCTGGCTGAACGCGCCGGAAGCCCCGTTCAGCTGGATCTACGAGCCCTACCGGCTGTGGTCGCAGGTGTCGGTGGAAGCGTTGTGGCTACGGGTGCCGTCCACGCTGCTGCTGCTGTCGAGTTGGTGGCTGCTGTCGCGACTGCTGCTGCCACGGCTCGGCCGGTTCGGTGGCCAGCGGTGGGTGCCGTGGCTGGCGGCCACGGCGCTGCTGGTGTGGTGGCTGCCGTTCAACCTGGGGCTGCGGCCCGAACCCTGGGTGGCGGTGGGCACCCTGGCGGTCTTCTACCTGGTCGAACGGGCCATCGCCACATGGACGATCCGACCGCTCGCGCTGGCCGTCGCGCTCGCCCCGGTCACCGCGGCGGTCACGCCCGGCGGGATCATGGCGCTCGCCCCGCTCGGCTGCGCAGCGGTGCCGCTGTTTCGGTTGCTCAGGACCCGCACCGACCTGAGCGTGACGGCACGGGTGGTGGTGCCGCTGGCCGCGCTCGGGGTCGCGGCGCTGCCGATGTTCGCCGATCAGGGACTGGCCGCCGTTGTCGAGGCGGTCCGGGTCCGCACCCTCATCGGCGGTGATCTGCCCTGGTACCAGGAGCCGCAGCGCTACGCGCACCTGCTCGGATTCGACTCGTTCGAAGGCTCATTGCCGCGCAGGGCCGCGGTGCTGCTCACGCTGACCGGGGTGGCAGCGCTGATGTGGACACTGTCGCGGCGGCGGGCGAGGCAGCTGCCAGGGCTGTCGCGCCCGGTCGCGATCCGGCTGACGGCCACGTTCACCGTCGCGCTGGCGACGATGACGTTCACCCCGACGAAGTGGACACAGCATTTCGGTGCGCTGGCGGGCATCGGAGCAGCGGTGCTCGTGGTGGCCTGCCACACCTGGTCACGGTCGAGGAACTGGCACACCGCGGAGTTGCTCGCCGGGCTGGCGGTCACCACGGTCGTCGGCTCACTCGTACTGGCGGGCCGCAACGAATGGCCCTACCTGTCCAACGACGGCGTGACATGGGGCACGATCACCCCGCAACTCGGTGGCGTCGAACTGGCCACGCTGGCACTCACTATGGGCGGCACCCTCACCGTGGCGCTCGCGATCGTCGCGGCGTGGCGGCGAAGCGGCGGCAGGCGGGCACTTCCGGGATCGTCACGGCTGCCGAGTCCCGCGCTGCTCACCGCCCTGCTGATGGTGGCGACGGTCGGGCTGAGCTTCTACTCCTTCGGCAAGGCCGGCCTCGCGCGAGCCGACAGCTACACCATGGCCTCCGACAACCTCGCCGCGGCACAGGGCGACAGCTGCGGCCTCGCCGACGCGCTCGCGGTGGAGGCCGACCCACGGAGGGGCGCGCTACCCGCCGCGGGCGCGGGCCCGACCGCCACGGACCGGCCCGAGCTCGCCGTCGGTGGTGCCGTGCTGCCGGGGTGGCTGGCGGCACCCGCGGAACCGACCGGGGACGGAACCGGGCCGGCGTTTCGAACCGGATGGTTCCGGCTCAGCCAGGCCCAACGCGACGGCGACCTGCCCGTGGTGGTCACCACCAACGGGCGAGCGGGGCGAATCACCGCGCGGTTCGCCGGGCCGGGCACGAGCACCGAGACCGAGGTCGCCGCACCGGTGAGCACCGAACGTGGCGACACCGTCGACGTCCGGGTCATGGCGCCCGGCGGCGCGGCCCGGGTGCGGCTCGACGTCGCCGCGGGCGGCGAACCGTTGGCGGTGAGCGTGCCACGCAGCCCCGAGCTGTCGCCGATGAACTCGCTACTACCGCCGGGCAGCAGCGCGGTGGTGGACTGGCCGGTCGCCTTCTTCTTCCCCTGTGTCCGGCACGCGGCCATGACCGAAGGAGGCACCGAACTGCCCGGCTGGCGATTGACCACCCAGCAGGGAAACGACGCCGGTGAGGTGGCCTACTCCCCGGTGCACGGCGGGCCGTTCGCCGCGGCGCGGTTGCTGTCACGACAGCAGCGGGTCCCGGTGTACTTGCGAGGCGAGCCGGCCCGGGAGCCCGCGCGGCTGTACCGGTGGCAGCCACGCACCGCTGCCCGGGCCCGGCCGCACCTGACCGAGCGCACCGTGCCAGGCTGGAGCGATGCGGCGCCGCTGAACGTGCCGGGTCTGAGCGGGTGA